The Methanocella arvoryzae MRE50 DNA window TGGAGCTTTTCAGGCCGTTCCTGATCATCTCGTCTGACATACCCCTGGTGAAACCCGAAACGATCGACGCCGTCGTGCGGGAATATGAAAAGGCCGGGGCAGAGGCATTATCCGTCAGAGTCGCCAGATCGAGCATTCCACCCGGAGTCAGTACCGATACTATACTTATCGATAATGGCGTCGAAAACGTCCCAGCAGCGATCAACGTCATCGACGGCCGGTACATGGACAGGTACCAGCAAGAAGCCCTGCTCATACTCGAAGACCCGCTGCTGGCTGCCAATGTCAACTATATACCAGACATATCAGTCTGCGAGAGGCTACTGACCGAAAGCAGTATAAATCGACAGGTACCTTAGGTTTTAATGAGTTACTGCCGAAATTTTCGGCGACAAGATGACCGGTGGATGTCGCTTATGGAGAAGGACAAAGCTTTTGCTCAGAAAAAGTGGGTACTGCCCTATAAGAATATCGTGGCCATCGCAGACGGCCACGGCCTCGTCGACATCGTCGAGCAGTCCAACTGCTGGGGCGGCGCCTGCTGGGCCGAATACCATTATAAACAGGCCAGCCCCCTGATCCAGAGCGTGTGCAGCTACGGCAACACCATGCGCTACCGGGTAAAAGAAGGTCATTCTGAGCTGAACCTTATTGCCTCGTACGCCGCGGCAGGCATCGAGTCGGCGATCGTGAAAGATAATACCGTTGAGATCACGTACGCAGGCCTCGGAGGCGGCGGCGTCGGCGCCACTATGAGCCGGGCGCAGGCCGAAGACGTGATCGAGTACGACATCACAGAGGCAGGCGGCAGTAAAAAGAGCAGGGGCACCATCGTGCTTCCCCGGAGAAGCAGAGTCCTCATCGGCGTAGACGATACGGACACGAAAGAAGAGGGCGCCACCTGGTCGCTGATCCATAATATAGCTACGGACCTGGACTCCAGAAACGCCCGGTACATATCCCATGCCCTGGTCCAGCTGTTCCCCGTGCCGCAAAAGACGCAGAATTGCGTCTCCACGGTCGTAGAATTCGCCTGCATCGACCCGGCCCCGCTGATCAAGGACTTCGAGCAGCTGCTAAGAAAGTACACTTTATCCGAGAATACGGGCATGGTGGTCCTGCAGCGCTTCCATGCTGATGAGGTAAAGGAATACGCCACGCTGGCCAAGAGCAAAATGGTCACTTACGAGATCGCCGAGACAGCCGCAAAGAAAGCCGGGGTAGAGATCGTCATACCCGGCAGAGGCATCATCGGAGCCTTAGCATCGCTGCCATATTTCGCACAGCCCTGCCAGTCGGTGAAACTCGACTTAAATAACCAGTAAGATATTGTCGGCGCCAGGGCGCCTTGTTTTTAGTTCGCAATGGCGCAAAGAGGTAAAGGGATCTCGGAAAAACCTTTGCGCCTTAGCGCCCATGCGTCGTATGATAAACTTGTTGTTTCGGATAGGGTTGCATGGCCGCCAAGCACTCGCCTTATGAAAGATGAGATATTCAGGTAGATGCAATAAAAATTGAAAGTTGGCCATGTATGAGTCGAAAATACCGCCAAGCTCGCCAAGGAGCCAAGCTCGCCAAGAGCTAATTATTCATGGAACGCCAAGAAGCCGGGCACGCCAGGGACTTTTTCGATCGGAACCTCGTCGATCACTAATTATTGCTTGGCGTTCCATGAAAAATCTGGGTCTTGGCGAGCTTGGCTCCTTGGCGGCCTTGGCGGTATTTTAGACTCACACAGGGCCAACTTTCAATTTTTCATAGCCTCTACCTGAATATCCCATTTCTCATAAGGCGAGTGCTTGGCCTCTTGGCGAGCTTGGCGGCTTTACAAGCGGGGAAACTGAGAACTGCCAGTATTTCATCACTTATGCCTGATCAAGGCTCAGATCATCACCTTACTCTTTGCGTCTTTGCGATTTAATATCGAGACTTCCAGAAGCCGAGAGAATGTTTTTAGTTTTAACCATTTATACGATAACAACTTTATTATCCCTTAAACTCTTATTTTCAAGTATGGCTCCTGTTTCTCTCAATGGTGTGGAAGCCGTCCGCGCTGCGGCGGAGGATGCCGGCGTGCGCATGGCGACCGGCGTGCCTGGCTATCCGATTAATGCTGTGTTTTCCGCACTGCAGGAGGCGAAGGCCGACCCTGGATCGGCCGACAAGATGCCTGTCGCACAGTGGCAGTTCAACGAGAAGATAG harbors:
- a CDS encoding NTP transferase domain-containing protein, with amino-acid sequence MAGGRGVRLNSGEKPLAELKGKPLIAYVIDALLKSREIGHVYVAVSQWTPCTCVLVKERYRDEKRVSVHMTPGAGYIDDTVHAVKTLELFRPFLIISSDIPLVKPETIDAVVREYEKAGAEALSVRVARSSIPPGVSTDTILIDNGVENVPAAINVIDGRYMDRYQQEALLILEDPLLAANVNYIPDISVCERLLTESSINRQVP
- the mmp11 gene encoding methanogenesis marker protein 11; the protein is MEKDKAFAQKKWVLPYKNIVAIADGHGLVDIVEQSNCWGGACWAEYHYKQASPLIQSVCSYGNTMRYRVKEGHSELNLIASYAAAGIESAIVKDNTVEITYAGLGGGGVGATMSRAQAEDVIEYDITEAGGSKKSRGTIVLPRRSRVLIGVDDTDTKEEGATWSLIHNIATDLDSRNARYISHALVQLFPVPQKTQNCVSTVVEFACIDPAPLIKDFEQLLRKYTLSENTGMVVLQRFHADEVKEYATLAKSKMVTYEIAETAAKKAGVEIVIPGRGIIGALASLPYFAQPCQSVKLDLNNQ